Proteins found in one Rhodothermia bacterium genomic segment:
- a CDS encoding TerC family protein has product MEDLFSLASLISLVTLAVMEIVLGIDNVIFVSIIMGRLPKEDQKKARQIWMVAGILVRCVMLLLLGWLVQNGNTELFSILGYGFSLRNLIMLAGGLFLLVKTVSEIHNKLEGEEHHSTAESVKKASFGAIMSQIILVDLVFSFDSMITAVGLAKHVEIMMVAVIIAMVVMFVFAERISNFIHQHPTLKMLALSFLVLVGFMLFFEGLESMHHSHIDKGYLYFAMAFAFGVEMLNMNMRRKNKPVELREPVVQDVLK; this is encoded by the coding sequence ATGGAAGACTTGTTTTCACTGGCTTCTCTGATCAGTTTGGTAACACTGGCTGTGATGGAGATCGTTTTAGGTATTGACAACGTGATTTTTGTATCCATCATTATGGGTAGGTTGCCTAAAGAAGATCAAAAAAAAGCACGCCAAATTTGGATGGTTGCGGGTATTCTGGTTCGATGTGTGATGTTGTTGTTATTGGGCTGGCTGGTACAAAATGGCAATACAGAACTATTTTCCATCCTTGGGTATGGGTTTAGTTTGCGCAACCTCATTATGTTGGCTGGAGGTCTTTTCCTCTTGGTTAAAACAGTTTCTGAAATCCATAATAAATTGGAAGGCGAGGAGCACCATTCCACAGCAGAAAGTGTCAAAAAAGCTTCCTTCGGAGCTATAATGAGCCAAATTATTTTGGTGGACTTGGTGTTCTCGTTCGATAGCATGATCACTGCAGTTGGCTTAGCCAAGCACGTTGAAATCATGATGGTTGCCGTGATCATCGCCATGGTTGTAATGTTTGTTTTTGCCGAACGGATTAGTAATTTTATCCACCAACATCCAACCCTCAAAATGTTGGCATTGTCCTTCCTCGTATTGGTAGGCTTTATGCTCTTCTTTGAAGGCTTAGAGTCTATGCACCATAGCCATATTGATAAAGGGTATTTGTATTTTGCCATGGCTTTTGCCTTTGGTGTGGAAATGCTCAACATGAATATGCGTAGAAAGAATAAGCCCGTTGAGCTACGAGAGCCAGTGGTCCAAGACGTTTTAAAATAA
- a CDS encoding family 20 glycosylhydrolase: MKNVLLTLAMVILPTYIQAQNVSIIPKPSSIQPQSGNGFAITSHIGIKSTGFPAETVLPHYLSQQILSQTGIRISQTENTSGQNIELQLNPAKINLGTEGYTLKSDESRIQIEAATEQGVFYGIQSLLQLLPPKMGGDRPVVAAVNIFDRPRFSYRGMHLDVGRHFMPVSFIKKYIDLIAMHKMNTFHWHLTEDQGWRIEIKKYPKLTEVGAWRDETVIGHAAGSEVYDGQRYGGFYSQAEIRDVVAYAQSRFVTIIPEIEMPGHSQAAIAAYPELGCTGKQIRPMTTWGVSKDVFCPNETTFKFLEDVLTEVMALFPSKYIHIGGDEVPKDHWKASAEAQVLMQKEGLKDEHELQSYFIRRIEQFLNANGRSLIGWDEILEGGLSPNATVMSWRGVDGGIAAAKEGHDAIMTPGSHCYFDHYQGDKIAEEQMIGGMTTLEKVYSYEPIPTELTAEEAKHILGAQGNVWTEYLKTPERIEYAALPRMSALAEVVWTPSNQRSWPDFLRRMQIHFQRLDVRDVQFHIPMVVGLGRDRVSKTGKETLTLSTLWQDAQIRYTTDGSEPTVLSPLYNGPTTINVPTTGVTVAARAFAPNKRGAVTQKVRIRSMTPLSGNEVSKPAGGLVYGYFKGGFPSETQISPQNLVKKGAVDKVKIPYGVPDGRSALVYEGYFYATKAGKYTFHLAADNISVLDVAGECLYMNETWGQAKGDLEVVLGNGYHHFKLVFINWGGAPNLKLIYTNPAGETGEIPPHLWFN; encoded by the coding sequence ATGAAAAACGTCCTCTTAACCCTCGCAATGGTTATATTGCCAACGTATATACAAGCACAAAACGTGAGCATCATCCCCAAACCATCATCCATTCAGCCTCAAAGCGGTAATGGATTTGCTATTACAAGTCACATTGGCATAAAGTCAACTGGTTTTCCTGCCGAGACCGTATTGCCTCATTATCTTTCGCAACAAATCTTGTCGCAAACAGGCATACGTATAAGTCAAACGGAAAATACTTCTGGCCAGAATATCGAACTCCAACTAAATCCCGCAAAGATTAATCTTGGAACTGAAGGATATACCCTTAAGTCGGATGAAAGCCGTATTCAAATTGAGGCGGCGACCGAGCAGGGCGTGTTTTATGGCATACAATCTTTGTTGCAACTTTTACCTCCCAAAATGGGTGGAGACCGTCCGGTCGTAGCTGCTGTAAACATTTTTGATCGCCCCCGGTTTTCGTACCGTGGAATGCACTTGGATGTAGGGCGCCATTTTATGCCAGTCTCCTTCATCAAAAAGTACATAGACCTCATTGCCATGCACAAAATGAATACCTTTCATTGGCATCTGACGGAGGATCAGGGGTGGAGGATCGAGATCAAAAAGTATCCCAAACTGACCGAAGTGGGTGCGTGGCGCGATGAAACTGTGATTGGTCATGCGGCTGGATCGGAGGTTTACGATGGGCAGCGATATGGAGGCTTTTATTCGCAGGCAGAGATTCGGGACGTGGTGGCATATGCGCAAAGCAGGTTTGTAACCATCATTCCAGAAATAGAAATGCCCGGACACTCACAGGCGGCCATTGCTGCTTATCCTGAATTAGGTTGTACAGGAAAGCAGATCAGGCCCATGACCACTTGGGGCGTTTCTAAGGATGTCTTCTGCCCAAACGAGACCACTTTTAAGTTTTTGGAGGACGTACTTACGGAGGTCATGGCCTTGTTCCCTTCAAAATACATTCACATTGGTGGGGATGAAGTGCCAAAAGACCACTGGAAAGCCAGTGCAGAAGCACAAGTCTTGATGCAAAAAGAAGGTTTAAAAGATGAACACGAATTACAAAGTTATTTCATTCGTCGAATAGAGCAATTTTTGAATGCAAATGGCCGCTCATTAATTGGCTGGGACGAAATTTTGGAAGGCGGCCTGTCACCAAATGCCACCGTCATGTCTTGGCGTGGGGTTGATGGTGGGATTGCGGCAGCGAAAGAAGGCCATGATGCCATTATGACCCCCGGCTCACACTGTTACTTCGACCACTATCAAGGTGACAAAATTGCAGAAGAGCAGATGATCGGTGGCATGACGACCCTCGAAAAGGTGTATAGCTATGAGCCGATTCCCACTGAACTCACTGCGGAAGAAGCCAAACATATTTTAGGGGCACAAGGCAATGTTTGGACGGAATATCTGAAAACCCCAGAACGTATAGAATATGCCGCTTTGCCCCGTATGTCTGCCTTGGCCGAAGTGGTTTGGACACCGAGCAACCAGCGAAGTTGGCCGGATTTTCTGCGCCGAATGCAGATCCACTTTCAACGTCTTGATGTTCGTGACGTACAATTTCACATCCCAATGGTAGTGGGTTTGGGCAGAGATAGGGTATCCAAAACCGGAAAAGAAACCCTTACACTCTCCACACTTTGGCAGGATGCCCAAATTCGATATACCACAGATGGTTCCGAGCCAACCGTTTTGTCGCCACTCTACAACGGACCTACGACCATTAACGTACCTACTACTGGCGTTACGGTTGCTGCACGTGCCTTTGCTCCAAACAAACGTGGAGCGGTCACCCAAAAAGTACGCATCCGCTCGATGACTCCGCTTTCGGGGAATGAGGTCAGTAAACCTGCCGGCGGCTTAGTCTATGGCTATTTTAAAGGCGGCTTTCCTTCCGAAACACAAATATCACCCCAAAATCTGGTTAAAAAAGGCGCAGTTGATAAAGTGAAGATTCCGTATGGCGTTCCTGATGGCCGTTCGGCTTTGGTGTATGAAGGTTATTTTTATGCAACCAAAGCCGGCAAATACACTTTCCACTTGGCAGCGGATAATATTTCCGTCTTAGATGTAGCCGGCGAATGCTTGTATATGAACGAAACTTGGGGACAAGCCAAAGGCGACTTGGAAGTGGTGTTGGGCAATGGTTATCACCATTTTAAATTGGTCTTTATCAACTGGGGTGGTGCGCCAAATCTAAAATTAATCTACACAAATCCTGCCGGAGAAACGGGAGAGATTCCACCACACCTCTGGTTTAATTAA
- a CDS encoding DUF1311 domain-containing protein, producing the protein MLKRCFLLFLLLPLGAMAQSPTAGEKRMYQCNEIAEAEISGEDNPHKPLTFSKCVQQATTLIDAELNKAYQVLKAKIGTGNLNVLLTTQRAWLAFRDAEIKSIKANASWKELMVLGLVNDRREQLERYTRYLVQGTSEKWVQQTRALYECLTLDCLNEDYAQKDAELNETYQGILSSSSQKSLLRDAQRKWITWRDAEFVLFGAICNPMAGQNQTINMHLFRNEFLADRKEDVARYAAG; encoded by the coding sequence ATGTTGAAACGCTGTTTTTTATTGTTTCTGCTATTGCCATTAGGAGCAATGGCACAATCCCCAACCGCAGGCGAAAAGCGGATGTACCAATGCAATGAGATTGCAGAAGCCGAAATATCGGGCGAGGATAATCCGCACAAACCCCTCACTTTCTCCAAATGCGTCCAACAAGCCACCACTTTGATAGACGCTGAACTCAACAAAGCCTATCAAGTGCTTAAAGCCAAAATCGGGACAGGAAACCTAAACGTTTTGCTCACAACACAACGGGCTTGGTTGGCCTTCCGAGATGCCGAAATTAAATCCATAAAAGCCAATGCCAGTTGGAAAGAATTGATGGTCTTGGGGCTTGTGAATGACCGTCGCGAGCAATTGGAGCGCTACACGCGGTACTTGGTGCAGGGAACCAGCGAAAAGTGGGTACAACAGACTCGTGCGCTATACGAATGTTTGACGTTAGATTGCCTTAACGAAGATTATGCCCAAAAAGACGCAGAACTGAACGAGACGTATCAGGGTATTTTGTCCTCAAGTAGCCAAAAATCATTGCTCCGCGACGCACAACGCAAATGGATTACGTGGCGAGATGCCGAGTTTGTCTTGTTCGGTGCTATTTGTAACCCGATGGCCGGACAAAACCAAACCATCAATATGCACCTTTTCCGGAACGAATTTCTGGCGGATCGTAAGGAAGATGTTGCACGTTACGCTGCGGGTTAA
- a CDS encoding GNAT family N-acetyltransferase, with protein sequence MNEAYPTKCQKNLKLIPFVAEVHLGVLKKWVLSHEDLILFGGPSVFTYPLSDEEWGVFLDVASEKRSSFMVADDREGAFLGFAQIREMSPTTKRLCRLLVGQSKMRGQGIGKQLVQALLEHCFQDPNLALVELNVYTHNARAIRCYSRCGFTNAPETSPNPTDTLNWQAIRMVRSREMLV encoded by the coding sequence ATGAACGAAGCATACCCAACCAAATGCCAAAAAAACCTGAAACTCATTCCTTTTGTGGCTGAAGTACATTTGGGGGTACTCAAAAAATGGGTTCTTTCTCATGAGGATTTGATCCTATTTGGTGGTCCTTCTGTTTTTACCTATCCACTCTCGGACGAGGAGTGGGGAGTGTTTTTGGATGTCGCCTCCGAGAAACGGTCAAGTTTTATGGTGGCTGATGATCGTGAGGGGGCATTTCTTGGCTTTGCACAAATCCGAGAAATGTCCCCAACCACCAAACGTCTCTGCCGTTTATTGGTCGGGCAATCAAAAATGCGGGGACAAGGGATTGGAAAGCAATTGGTTCAAGCGCTCCTCGAACACTGCTTCCAAGACCCTAACCTCGCGCTCGTAGAACTAAATGTATATACCCACAACGCTCGCGCCATCCGGTGCTACTCACGATGTGGCTTTACCAATGCGCCTGAAACTTCTCCAAACCCTACCGATACCCTAAACTGGCAAGCCATCCGTATGGTACGGTCGCGTGAAATGTTGGTGTGA